The nucleotide sequence ATGTTGCGCAAGTACGACGACTCCAAGCGCTTCCTGCAGGATCACCTTCAGCTGGTGGGCGAGGAGACGGCCAACTACCTGGTGATCTGGTCCATCAATCTGGAGATGGAGGAGAAGCATGAGCTGATGGCCCACGTGGCGCATCAGTGCATATGCATGCAGTACATCCTGGAGCTGGCCAAGCAGCTGGACGTGGATCCGCGCGCCTGCGTCAACTCGTTCTTCTCAAAGATCCAGCACTGTCAGCCCGAGTACCGGGCGCAGTTCGAGAGCGAAATTGAAGGTTTCAAGGGGCGCATCCAGAAGCGGGCCCAGGAAAAGATCCAGGAGGCGATAGCCCAGGCCGAAGAGGAGGAGCGAAAGGAGCGCCTGGGTCCCGGTGGCCTGGACCCAGCCGATGTCTTTGAATCCCTGCCCGATGTAAGTTCGAGGGGAAAGTTTCTTGAGGAGAATACCCGGCTAACATGTCTTCTTTTATGCAGGAACTGAAGGCCTGTTTCGAATCACGCGATGTGGAGTTGCTGCAGAAGACCATCGCCGCCATGCCCGTGGACGTGGCCAAGCTGCACATGAAGCGCTGCGTGGACTCTGGCCTCTGGGTGCCCAATGCCGCCGACTTGGAAGGCGCGAAGAAGGACGACGACGAATCAGACTCAGATGACGCCGCCGGTGGCGAGGAGAAGACCGACGATGCCAAGTCGGAGAGCGCGGCCAAGGAGGAGCCCATCTACACAGGCGTCAGCACCGAGGACGTTGACTGATCGCCGCCACGTTTCCATCTACATCATAGCTCTAATCTTAATGTACTGTCCACATGCATCCACTACTTCATCTTTAACCAGAGCCCCGCTTCAGTTGAGTTTTTGTATATAATTTGAATAAAGTCAGCTAAATTCTCAGTAATACGTCAAATAATTTGTGAGTATTCAGTATTGCCAGTTGTTTACATCGTTTATAAGCAGAAACAATGAACCGACCGGAATTGGACTACTACGCGGTGCTGGACCAGCCCAGGGGAGCCACCAAGGAGCAGCTAACCCTGGCCTACCGCCGACTGGCCATTCGCCTGTGTCCGCATCGCGACAAGAAGGACGAACAGGACTTTGTGCCGCTGGCCCAGGAGGGTCGTCTCACGCATCTCTCACCCATGGGCGAGCCCAGGCAGTGGGCCTACATCAACATGGCCTTCGATGTGCTGGGCAACGATCTCTACCGCGCCATCTACGATCGGTATGGCGAGGCGGGTCTGTTCGAGGGAGTCATGCTGCCCAACGGCTACTTTCCGCCGTACCAATACGATGGCGACCACATGAAGGTCTACGAGCGGGTCTTCGGCAGCTACTCACCCTATGCAAATGTGATAGATGCCATCGCCAATCCGCCCAGCTTATATGCCACCCGGCAGCATGGCATTGGGGTGCGCTCCAAGGATGCCAGCACGGAGCGGATCATCGAGCTGTCGCTGGAGGAGGTGCGCACCGGCTGCGTCAAGCTGATGAACGTGTGGCGCCAGGAGATCGTGGACGCCAAGGAGTCGCGGCTGGAGAAGCGAAAGCACACTCTGAAGCTGAACATCGCCCCGGGAACCACGGCCGGCACTCGCTTCTGCTTCAAGGAGGAGGGCGATCGCTATCCGGCCACCATTCCGGGTGACATAATCTTCATTGCCGCCGACAAGCCGCACCCGGACTTCGAGCGGAGGAACCACCACGACCTGGTCTACAGGCAGTGCATTGATCTGTGCCAGGCCTTCACCGGCATCACGTTCTTCATTTCCACGCTGGACAAGCGCCAGTTGAAGGTGGTCATCACGGACGTAGTGCAGCCGGGCTATACGAAGGTGATTCCCCTCGAGGGACTGCCCAAGTGCCGCAACTTGGACGCAGTGACGGCTATTAAAGAGGCCAACAAAAAGGTGGAGCAGTTCGGGGACCTcatcattgaatttaattgtGGGTTGACTGTTTTGGGATGGTTCTTATACTGATAGTTTTCCTGCTCCCTCTGTAGATATTTTCCCCAAGTATTTGACGCCACATATGAAGCAAATGACTCGCGAATTTTTCCGCGAGTTCCGCAAGCTGGAAATTGAGttgcaggaggaggaggagcgcAACATGGGTTAATAGGAGTCTCTTTATTGTTATTCTGTATTTGGAACACTTGAAATTGTGGGTACagttaaataaattcaaatttttcgTTTGGAAAAGATAGGGATTTGGGAAAGCTacacaatttttcttagtcCTAAATGGATTTACTCACCATTTTTAAGATTATacgaattttgttttttaacaaatgttAATTCGTTTATTGGTCGAATCCATATTGTACTCGGATCAATAATTTCAAATATCTTTAACGTCTTAATTTAAACTGATGCTTGACAAGGTGGCACCCTTGTCCGAAGTATCGATTACCTGTCGGTGTAGGGCAGCCCTATCCATCGGCTGTTCGAAAAACTTACCAACACTGAAAGCGAAAAACAAAGGTGGCAGCACCGGTTGCTGTACGCGCTGTGGTGCCTGCACTCGCTAAGCAAATGGCTGTCGACTTAGATTTCCGATACTTCTTCAGTTCTCCATTATCTATCTATCTCTTTCACTGACACTTACGCTGAGGCTATCTCCCTTTTTCACTGACACACTGACACTTACGGTGGCTTACGTTTTGCCGACCTTACGTTGTTACGTTGTTTGTAAATTTGTAAACTAATCGAACACCCACCATTTGTTTTTAGAGGTGAAAATCGCTGAACAGTTATTGATTAGCAATTACAGCAAGTGGCCACCGAAAAGACTGTTCACGAACGAGGGCAACACCTCGCGGCATCCACAGGGCGCAGTAGCTGATCCGGAGCTGCTCCAGTTCGAGTGCAAATCCGATTACCCAGTTCGAGACAAAGTGTGCCAACGCACACCACAACGCCCCCGCCCAGAAGTGCATAGAAACGCCAGCGGAAGTGGCATAGGGATCACGCTCCACTGGCCACTGCCACTTGCCACACACTCAGCACCCgctggccacgcccactgccACAAGATGCACCTCAGCGCGGACATTTCCAGCGCCCTGCAGCAGATCGAGGCTGTGAAGAAGAGCATCGATGAGTCCGACGACCCCAAGCTGCAGATGCAGACGGCCGAGAGCCTGAACACCATTCTTGGCATCCTGCAGGACCCCGTCTTCCGCACCATCGTCCACGTGCAGGACTCGCTCTCCGAGCTCAATGCCCAGCTCGGCCAGCACCCGTCCATGCTGCCCAACGACTTCGACATCGATGTGGCCGGCAACCTTGTGCTCAGCCTGAATGGCGGCGAGGTGATGTACGACTTCGACGAGCAGCGCTCCTCCTCCCACTCCCATTCGGCGCCGGGAAGCCCGGATAAGTCTGGCGGCGTCGGCGAGGAGCCTCGCCCACAAAGCCAAAACTCCAAGGGAACAGGAGCGGCGGACCTGTACGCCACGGACTACGCCCAGATTCAGGCCATTGAGTTGGTCAACGACGGCACGGGTCTGGGATTCGGCATCATTGGCGCCCGTAACTCGGGAGTGATTGTCAAGACTATCCTTCCGGGTGGAGTGGCCGACAGGGATGGACGCCTGCGCTCTGGGGACCACATCCTGCAGATTGGAGACGTTAATCTGCACGAAATGGTCTCCGAACAGGTGGCCGCCGTGCTGCGTCAGTCTGGAACCCATGTCCGCCTGGTTGTCGCCCGTCCCGTCGAGCAGAACTTGCCCACACCGCAGTACGCCCTGGAACCGGGCACTGCTGTGGTGCCAACGCGCGTGCTCGTCGATCCCGCCGAGCTGGAGCGGTACCTCATCTCCACCGGCTATCCGGAGATCTTTGGCGAGAGCTCCACGGCCTCCACCCCGCAGACCACCACAGAAGATGATCGGTTTGTGTATCGCGGGGAGACCTCCATGCTTATTGACCCCAACATCGACCTGGAGGAGCTGCTGGCCCTTCCTGAGACGGAGAAGCTGCAGGTGGAGCTGAAGAAGGATGCCAACGGCCTGGGCATCACCATTGCCGGCTATGTTTGTGAGAAGGAGGAGCTGTCTGGCATATTTGTGAAGAGCGTCTCGCCGGGATCGGCGGCTGACCTGAGTGGACGCATCCGGGTCAATGATCGCATCATCGAAGTGGACGGCCAGTCGCTGCAGGGCTACTCGAATCACCAGGCTGTCGAGTTGCTGAAGAAGTCTGGTCAGGTGGTAAATCTCCGCTTGGAACGCTACCTACGTGGTCCCAAGTTCGAGCAACTGCAGCAGGCAATCGCTGCTAATGACAAGCTTCCATCCAGTGCTCCTGGAACGCCTTCGAGGGCCCCCTTGCCCACGCCCGTGGCCACCACGTCCTCGGCCACAACTACGCCTTCGCGCAGTATCACCAGGGAGCTGGAAGAGGAAGCTTTGCCGGCGCCAGAAGCATTCATGACCACTCCGCCGTCGGTAACCACAATGACCACCACCACTCTGAGCTCCTTTGGAGCGGGAAAACAACTGGTAGCAGTAAGGGATTCTCTGGATGGCTCCACGAAGATCATACCCACAGAGGTAGTACCCTTGGCGGATAAAACAGAGGTTAGTAGTCGCCTATCAGTAGTTTAAAAGCCAATCTTATCAAGGAATTTCGATTTCGTAGGCCAAGAACAGCGGTGTGATCACC is from Drosophila suzukii chromosome 3, CBGP_Dsuzu_IsoJpt1.0, whole genome shotgun sequence and encodes:
- the Cdc37 gene encoding hsp90 co-chaperone Cdc37 gives rise to the protein MVDYSKWKNIEISDDEDDTHPNIDTPSLFRWRHQARVERMAEMDQEKDELKKKRQSFQARLMDVKERMSKKDGDEAALKKELEKIEAEGKELDRIESEMLKKEKKTPWNVDTISKPGFEKTVINKKAGRKADENLSEEEREQRMKQFVKENEKLCKQYGMLRKYDDSKRFLQDHLQLVGEETANYLVIWSINLEMEEKHELMAHVAHQCICMQYILELAKQLDVDPRACVNSFFSKIQHCQPEYRAQFESEIEGFKGRIQKRAQEKIQEAIAQAEEEERKERLGPGGLDPADVFESLPDELKACFESRDVELLQKTIAAMPVDVAKLHMKRCVDSGLWVPNAADLEGAKKDDDESDSDDAAGGEEKTDDAKSESAAKEEPIYTGVSTEDVD
- the Patj gene encoding patj homolog, translating into MHLSADISSALQQIEAVKKSIDESDDPKLQMQTAESLNTILGILQDPVFRTIVHVQDSLSELNAQLGQHPSMLPNDFDIDVAGNLVLSLNGGEVMYDFDEQRSSSHSHSAPGSPDKSGGVGEEPRPQSQNSKGTGAADLYATDYAQIQAIELVNDGTGLGFGIIGARNSGVIVKTILPGGVADRDGRLRSGDHILQIGDVNLHEMVSEQVAAVLRQSGTHVRLVVARPVEQNLPTPQYALEPGTAVVPTRVLVDPAELERYLISTGYPEIFGESSTASTPQTTTEDDRFVYRGETSMLIDPNIDLEELLALPETEKLQVELKKDANGLGITIAGYVCEKEELSGIFVKSVSPGSAADLSGRIRVNDRIIEVDGQSLQGYSNHQAVELLKKSGQVVNLRLERYLRGPKFEQLQQAIAANDKLPSSAPGTPSRAPLPTPVATTSSATTTPSRSITRELEEEALPAPEAFMTTPPSVTTMTTTTLSSFGAGKQLVAVRDSLDGSTKIIPTEVVPLADKTEAKNSGVITRHKYYTDPELSDDAETEIIRKWQKIVGSDVEVIVAQIKKFAVGGLGISLEGTVDVEGGREVRPHHYIRSILPDGPVGVNGVLRSGDELLEVNGERLLGMNHLEVVAILKELPLDVRMVCGRNRNTSLLPFSDDTLKKLSNNFENLLPATDRLVKAKSDGSLATAGSVADGDSVAAAAASFSKLKSRSLEPLTGLAMWSSQPQIIELVKGDRGLGFSILDYQDPLDPNDTLIVIRSLVPGGVAQLDGRLIPGDRLLFVNSINLENASLDQAVQALKGASKGVVRIGVAKPLPMTDNSLKACSNASTTSEETLDAQPSPPALPTAAPPAMPPTASLGAEPDLIPDWRN
- the LOC108012385 gene encoding dnaJ homolog subfamily B member 13, which translates into the protein MNRPELDYYAVLDQPRGATKEQLTLAYRRLAIRLCPHRDKKDEQDFVPLAQEGRLTHLSPMGEPRQWAYINMAFDVLGNDLYRAIYDRYGEAGLFEGVMLPNGYFPPYQYDGDHMKVYERVFGSYSPYANVIDAIANPPSLYATRQHGIGVRSKDASTERIIELSLEEVRTGCVKLMNVWRQEIVDAKESRLEKRKHTLKLNIAPGTTAGTRFCFKEEGDRYPATIPGDIIFIAADKPHPDFERRNHHDLVYRQCIDLCQAFTGITFFISTLDKRQLKVVITDVVQPGYTKVIPLEGLPKCRNLDAVTAIKEANKKVEQFGDLIIEFNYIFPKYLTPHMKQMTREFFREFRKLEIELQEEEERNMG